One genomic region from Rattus norvegicus strain BN/NHsdMcwi chromosome 10, GRCr8, whole genome shotgun sequence encodes:
- the Pik3r5 gene encoding phosphoinositide 3-kinase regulatory subunit 5 isoform X2: MQPAATTCTEDRIQHALERCLHGLSLGRRSAPWSAGLCLNCWSLQELVSRDPGHFLILLEQILQKTQEVQEKGTYDLLAPLALLFYSTVLCTPHFPPDSDLLLKAASTYHCFLTWPVPYCSICREMLTFIDAELKAPGISYQRLVRAEQGLPIRSHRSSTVTVLLLNPVEVQAEFLAVADKLSTPGQSPHGAYTTLLLHAFQATFGTHCDLPKLHRKLQSKTLEELEDIFTETTEAQELASGIGDVAEARQWLRTKLQAVGEKAGFPGILDTASPGKLHTIPIPVARCYTYSWNQDSFDILQEVLLKEQELLQPGILGDDEEEEEEDLEIDRHIAERDSLLSTGSLVSHDSELLLTSSQASGPVLSRQVLTTFVSGLSDGMDSGYVEDSEESSSEWPKKPGSQQRQGHRRPRQKFNRFYKLLKSTSQLVLRRDSRSLECSPDPTLPLRRAGSLSSPLDFPTQLPSRAQRSRSLPQPKLSTQLPSWLLAPPSHHQRRRPFLSGDEDPKASTLRVVVFGSDRISGKVARAYSKLRRLENSHPILTRFFKLQFFYVPVKRSHGASSSACLSSLNQASPLLPDSLKHPSPADLGKAPWEDSTNDISHYLGMLDPWYERNVLGLMHLPPEVLCQSLKAESRPLEGSATQLPILADMLLYYCRFAARPVLLQVYQTELTFVTGEKTTEIFIQSLELGHSATTRAIKASGPGSKRLGIGDDREAVPLTLQIIYSKGAISGRSRWSNLEKVCTSVNLSKACQKPEELDSSMEALTLTLTEVVKRQNPKSKKGFNQISTSYIKVDKVQIISSSSCPFAVCLDQDERKILQSVVRCEVSPCYKPEKSSLPPEGSLSQPAEAGSDLCSLLCLPIMTFSGALP, encoded by the exons ATGCAGCCAGCAGCCACAACGTGCACAGAGGACCGCATCCAGCACGCTCTGGAGAGATGCTTGCATGGACTGAGCCTCGGACGCCGTTCTGCTCCCTGGTCAG CCGGGCTGTGTCTGAACTGCTGGAGCCTACAGGAGCTGGTCAGCAGGGACCCGGGCCACTTCCTCATCCTCCTGGAACAGATCCTGCAGAAGACCCAAGAG GTCCAAGAGAAGGGCACCTATGACCTCCTCGCCCCTCTGGCTCTGCTCTTCTATTCCACTGTCCTCTGC ACTCCACACTTCCCACCAGACTCAGACCTCCTGCTGAAGGCAGCCAGCACCTACCACTGCTTCCTGACCTGGCCGGTTCCCTACTGCAGCATCTGCCGAGAGATGCTCACCTTCATCGATGCTGAGCTCAAGGCCCCAG GAATCTCCTACcagcggctggtgagggctgaacAGGGCCTGCCCATCAGGAGCCACCGAAGTTCCACTGT CACTGTGCTGTTGCTGAACCCGGTAGAGGTACAGGCTGAGTTCCTCGCTGTGGCAGACAAGCTGAGCACACCGGGACAGTCACCCCATGGCGCCTACACCACCCTGCTCCTGCATGCCTTCCAGGCCACCTTTGGGACCCACTGTGACCTTCCTAAACTGCACCGCAAACTTCAG TCCAAGACGCTAGAAGAGCTCGAGGACATCTTCACTGAGACTACAGAAGCCCAGGAGCTGGCATCTGGCATTGGGGATGTAGCAGAGGCCCGTCAGTGGCTCCGGACCAAGCTGCAGGCAGTGGGAGAAAAAGCCGGCTTCCCCGGGATCTTAG ACACTGCAAGCCCTGGGAAACTCCACACGATTCCCATCCCTGTCGCCAGATGCTACACTTACAGCTGGAATCAGGACAGCTTTG ACATCCTACAGGAAGTCCTTCTCAAGGAGCAGGAGTTGCTGCAGCCAGGGATCCTGGgagatgatgaagaggaggaagaggaggacttgGAGATTGACAGGCATATTGCTGAGAGGGACTCCCTGCTCTCCACAGGCTCTCTGGTGTCTCACGACTCCGAACTGTTGCTTACCTCCTCTCAGGCCTCAGGACCAGTGCTGTCCCGCCAGGTGCTGACCACCTTTGTCTCAGGCCTCTCGGATGGCATGGACAGTGGCTACGTTGAGGACAGTGAGGAAAGCTCCTCAGAGTGGCCCAAGAAGCCGGGCAGCCAGCAGCGCCAGGGTCACCGCAGGCCTAGGCAGAAGTTCAACAGGTTCTATAAACTTTTAAAGAGCACCAGCCAGTTGGTCCTGAGGAGGGACTCTCGGAGTCTGGAATGCAGCCCAGACCCAACCCTGCCTCTGCGGCGGGCAGGGAGCCTCAGCAGCCCCTTGGACTTTCCGACCCAGCTCCCTTCCAGGGCTCAGCGCTCACGGTCCCTACCCCAGCCCAAGCTCAGCACCCAACTACCCAGCTGGCTTCTGGCACCACCCTCACACCACCAGCGCCGCCGTCCCTTCCTCAGCGGGGATGAGGACCCCAAGGCTTCCACACTACGGGTTGTGGTCTTTGGCTCTGACCGGATCTCAGGGAAGGTGGCCCGGGCCTATAGCAAGCTCAG GCGGCTGGAGAACAGTCACCCGATCCTCACCCGGTTCTTCAAGCTTCAGTTCTTCTACGTACCTGTGAAGAGAAGCCACGGAGCCAGCTCTAGTGCCTGCCTATCCTCTCTGAACCAGGCATCTCCACTCCTTCCAGACTCCTTGAAGCACCCCAGCCCTGCA GACCTTGGCAAGGCCCCATGGGAGGACAGTACCAATGACATCTCTCACTACCTCGGTATGCTTGACCCTTGGTATGAACGCAATGTGTTGGGCCTCATGCATCTGCCTCCTGAAGTCCTGTGTCAG TCCCTCAAGGCAGAATCTCGGCCCCTGGAGGGCTCGGCCACCCAGCTGCCCATCCTGGCCGATATGTTACTCTACTACTGCCGCTTTGCAGCCCGCCCAGTGTTGCTGCAGGTTTATCAGACAGAG CTGACCTTCGTCACCGGGGAGAAGACCACGGAGATCTTTATCCAGTCTCTGGAGCTGGGTCACTCTGCGACCACTCGTGCTATCAAGGCTTCAG GTCCGGGAAGCAAAAGGCTGGGCATTGGCGATGACCGGGAGGCCGTCCCTCTAACACTACAGATTATTTACAGCAAG GGAGCCATCAGTGGGCGAAGCCGCTGGAGCAACCTAGAGAAGGTCTGCACCTCTGTTAACCTCAGCAAGGCCTGCCAGAAGCCGGAGGAACTAG ATTCCAGCATGGAGGCGCTGACGCTAACCCTGACAGAAGTGGTGAAGAGGCAGAACCCTAAATCCAAAAAGGGCTTTAACCAG ATCAGTACATCCTACATCAAAGTGGACAAGGTGCAGATCATCAGCTCCAGCAGCTGCCCCTTTGCTGTGTGTCTAGACCAGGATGAGAGGAAGATCCTGCAGAGTGTGGTCAG GTGTGAAGTGTCACCCTGCTACAAGCCAGAGAAGAGCAGCCTGCCACCTGAGGGGTCCCTCAGCCAACCAGCAGAGGCTGGGTCTGACCTGTGctcccttctctgccttcccaTCATGACTTTCAGTGGTGCTCTGCCCTAG
- the Pik3r5 gene encoding phosphoinositide 3-kinase regulatory subunit 5 isoform X1 produces MQPAATTCTEDRIQHALERCLHGLSLGRRSAPWSAGLCLNCWSLQELVSRDPGHFLILLEQILQKTQEVQEKGTYDLLAPLALLFYSTVLCTPHFPPDSDLLLKAASTYHCFLTWPVPYCSICREMLTFIDAELKAPGISYQRLVRAEQGLPIRSHRSSTVTVLLLNPVEVQAEFLAVADKLSTPGQSPHGAYTTLLLHAFQATFGTHCDLPKLHRKLQSKTLEELEDIFTETTEAQELASGIGDVAEARQWLRTKLQAVGEKAGFPGILDTASPGKLHTIPIPVARCYTYSWNQDSFDILQEVLLKEQELLQPGILGDDEEEEEEDLEIDRHIAERDSLLSTGSLVSHDSELLLTSSQASGPVLSRQVLTTFVSGLSDGMDSGYVEDSEESSSEWPKKPGSQQRQGHRRPRQKFNRFYKLLKSTSQLVLRRDSRSLECSPDPTLPLRRAGSLSSPLDFPTQLPSRAQRSRSLPQPKLSTQLPSWLLAPPSHHQRRRPFLSGDEDPKASTLRVVVFGSDRISGKVARAYSKLRRLENSHPILTRFFKLQFFYVPVKRSHGASSSACLSSLNQASPLLPDSLKHPSPADLGKAPWEDSTNDISHYLGMLDPWYERNVLGLMHLPPEVLCQQSLKAESRPLEGSATQLPILADMLLYYCRFAARPVLLQVYQTELTFVTGEKTTEIFIQSLELGHSATTRAIKASGPGSKRLGIGDDREAVPLTLQIIYSKGAISGRSRWSNLEKVCTSVNLSKACQKPEELDSSMEALTLTLTEVVKRQNPKSKKGFNQISTSYIKVDKVQIISSSSCPFAVCLDQDERKILQSVVRCEVSPCYKPEKSSLPPEGSLSQPAEAGSDLCSLLCLPIMTFSGALP; encoded by the exons ATGCAGCCAGCAGCCACAACGTGCACAGAGGACCGCATCCAGCACGCTCTGGAGAGATGCTTGCATGGACTGAGCCTCGGACGCCGTTCTGCTCCCTGGTCAG CCGGGCTGTGTCTGAACTGCTGGAGCCTACAGGAGCTGGTCAGCAGGGACCCGGGCCACTTCCTCATCCTCCTGGAACAGATCCTGCAGAAGACCCAAGAG GTCCAAGAGAAGGGCACCTATGACCTCCTCGCCCCTCTGGCTCTGCTCTTCTATTCCACTGTCCTCTGC ACTCCACACTTCCCACCAGACTCAGACCTCCTGCTGAAGGCAGCCAGCACCTACCACTGCTTCCTGACCTGGCCGGTTCCCTACTGCAGCATCTGCCGAGAGATGCTCACCTTCATCGATGCTGAGCTCAAGGCCCCAG GAATCTCCTACcagcggctggtgagggctgaacAGGGCCTGCCCATCAGGAGCCACCGAAGTTCCACTGT CACTGTGCTGTTGCTGAACCCGGTAGAGGTACAGGCTGAGTTCCTCGCTGTGGCAGACAAGCTGAGCACACCGGGACAGTCACCCCATGGCGCCTACACCACCCTGCTCCTGCATGCCTTCCAGGCCACCTTTGGGACCCACTGTGACCTTCCTAAACTGCACCGCAAACTTCAG TCCAAGACGCTAGAAGAGCTCGAGGACATCTTCACTGAGACTACAGAAGCCCAGGAGCTGGCATCTGGCATTGGGGATGTAGCAGAGGCCCGTCAGTGGCTCCGGACCAAGCTGCAGGCAGTGGGAGAAAAAGCCGGCTTCCCCGGGATCTTAG ACACTGCAAGCCCTGGGAAACTCCACACGATTCCCATCCCTGTCGCCAGATGCTACACTTACAGCTGGAATCAGGACAGCTTTG ACATCCTACAGGAAGTCCTTCTCAAGGAGCAGGAGTTGCTGCAGCCAGGGATCCTGGgagatgatgaagaggaggaagaggaggacttgGAGATTGACAGGCATATTGCTGAGAGGGACTCCCTGCTCTCCACAGGCTCTCTGGTGTCTCACGACTCCGAACTGTTGCTTACCTCCTCTCAGGCCTCAGGACCAGTGCTGTCCCGCCAGGTGCTGACCACCTTTGTCTCAGGCCTCTCGGATGGCATGGACAGTGGCTACGTTGAGGACAGTGAGGAAAGCTCCTCAGAGTGGCCCAAGAAGCCGGGCAGCCAGCAGCGCCAGGGTCACCGCAGGCCTAGGCAGAAGTTCAACAGGTTCTATAAACTTTTAAAGAGCACCAGCCAGTTGGTCCTGAGGAGGGACTCTCGGAGTCTGGAATGCAGCCCAGACCCAACCCTGCCTCTGCGGCGGGCAGGGAGCCTCAGCAGCCCCTTGGACTTTCCGACCCAGCTCCCTTCCAGGGCTCAGCGCTCACGGTCCCTACCCCAGCCCAAGCTCAGCACCCAACTACCCAGCTGGCTTCTGGCACCACCCTCACACCACCAGCGCCGCCGTCCCTTCCTCAGCGGGGATGAGGACCCCAAGGCTTCCACACTACGGGTTGTGGTCTTTGGCTCTGACCGGATCTCAGGGAAGGTGGCCCGGGCCTATAGCAAGCTCAG GCGGCTGGAGAACAGTCACCCGATCCTCACCCGGTTCTTCAAGCTTCAGTTCTTCTACGTACCTGTGAAGAGAAGCCACGGAGCCAGCTCTAGTGCCTGCCTATCCTCTCTGAACCAGGCATCTCCACTCCTTCCAGACTCCTTGAAGCACCCCAGCCCTGCA GACCTTGGCAAGGCCCCATGGGAGGACAGTACCAATGACATCTCTCACTACCTCGGTATGCTTGACCCTTGGTATGAACGCAATGTGTTGGGCCTCATGCATCTGCCTCCTGAAGTCCTGTGTCAG CAGTCCCTCAAGGCAGAATCTCGGCCCCTGGAGGGCTCGGCCACCCAGCTGCCCATCCTGGCCGATATGTTACTCTACTACTGCCGCTTTGCAGCCCGCCCAGTGTTGCTGCAGGTTTATCAGACAGAG CTGACCTTCGTCACCGGGGAGAAGACCACGGAGATCTTTATCCAGTCTCTGGAGCTGGGTCACTCTGCGACCACTCGTGCTATCAAGGCTTCAG GTCCGGGAAGCAAAAGGCTGGGCATTGGCGATGACCGGGAGGCCGTCCCTCTAACACTACAGATTATTTACAGCAAG GGAGCCATCAGTGGGCGAAGCCGCTGGAGCAACCTAGAGAAGGTCTGCACCTCTGTTAACCTCAGCAAGGCCTGCCAGAAGCCGGAGGAACTAG ATTCCAGCATGGAGGCGCTGACGCTAACCCTGACAGAAGTGGTGAAGAGGCAGAACCCTAAATCCAAAAAGGGCTTTAACCAG ATCAGTACATCCTACATCAAAGTGGACAAGGTGCAGATCATCAGCTCCAGCAGCTGCCCCTTTGCTGTGTGTCTAGACCAGGATGAGAGGAAGATCCTGCAGAGTGTGGTCAG GTGTGAAGTGTCACCCTGCTACAAGCCAGAGAAGAGCAGCCTGCCACCTGAGGGGTCCCTCAGCCAACCAGCAGAGGCTGGGTCTGACCTGTGctcccttctctgccttcccaTCATGACTTTCAGTGGTGCTCTGCCCTAG